The proteins below are encoded in one region of Apium graveolens cultivar Ventura chromosome 4, ASM990537v1, whole genome shotgun sequence:
- the LOC141720508 gene encoding protein DETOXIFICATION 46, chloroplastic-like, giving the protein MDCKTLNIFQNPNLKQLHTSLFSKQSFHRVPILFPLQRINLKYKCTSPGQEFFVTQGFEFLSENGVNLDSSSLVNEDKEEPTKIDHQGFGENESIWKQMGEIVKFSGPATGLWLCGPLMSLIDTVVIGQSSSIELAALGPGTVLCDNMSYLFMFLSVATSNFVATALARKDKDDVQHQISILLFLGLACGVLMFLFTRFLGARALIAFTGAKNVDIISAANTYVQIRGFAWPAVLIGCVAQSASLGMKDSWGPLKALSVASAVNGIGDVVLCTFLGYGIAGAAWATMASQVIAAYMMVEALNKKGYNGYLFSVPSYNDLKHIYSLAAPVFVTMISKVTFYSLLVYFATSFGIQTVAAHQVMIQIFCMCAVWAEPLSQTAQSFMPELIHGTNRNLSRARMLLKSLLVIGALSGTILGSIGTFVPLLFPQAFSPDAEVIKEMHKVLFPFFIALCVTPCTSSLEGTLLAGRDLIYISLSMGVIVAVGTLLLLILSGRGTGLPGCWWALAAFQWCRFSSALRRLNLPRGILYSDNLMPVNILKHEIA; this is encoded by the exons ATGGATTGTAAAACCCTAAATATATTTCAAAACCCTAATCTCAAACAATTACACACATCCCTTTTCTCCAAACAATCATTTCACCGTGTCCCAATTTTATTCCCACTACAAAGAATCAATCTAAAATATAAATGTACTAGTCCTGGCCAAGAATTTTTTGTGACTCAAGGTTttgaatttttgagtgaaaatggTGTAAATTTGGATTCAAGTTCACTTGTTAATGAAGACAAAGAAGAACCCACAAAAATTGATCACCAGGGGTTTGGTGAAAATGAGAGCATTTGGAAACAAATGGGGGAGATTGTCAAGTTTTCTGGGCCTGCAACTGGGCTTTGGTTATGTGGGCCATTGATGAGTTTAATTGATACTGTTGTTATTGGTCAGTCTAGTTCTATTGAGCTTGCTGCTTTAG GTCCTGGAACTGTACTTTGTGATAATATGAGTTACTTGTTCATGTTCCTTTCTGTTGCTACTTCGAATTTTGTTGCCACTGCTCTTGCCAGAAAG GATAAAGACGATGTGCAGCATCAGATTTCTATCTTGCTGTTTCTTGGCTTGGCTTGTGGTGTATTAATGTTTCTCTTCACGAGATTTTTGGGAGCAAGGGCATTAATTG CTTTTACTGGTGCCAAAAATGTGGATATCATATCTGCAGCAAACACATATGTTCAG ATTCGAGGTTTCGCTTGGCCTGCCGTGCTCATTGGATGCGTTGCTCAGAGTGCAAG TCTCGGCATGAAAGATTCTTGGGGACCTTTAAAGGCTTTATCAGTTGCCAGTGCTGTAAATGGGATTGGCGATGTGGTCTTATGCACATTCCTAGGCTATGGTATCGCGGGAGCTGCATGGGCAACAATGGCATCACAA GTTATTGCAGCTTATATGATGGTTGAGGCACTTAACAAGAAAGGATATAATGGTTATCTTTTCTCTGTTCCGTCATATAATGATTTGAAGCATATATACAGCCTCGCTGCACCGGTGTTTGTCACAATGATATCAAAG GTGACGTTTTACTCACTTCTGGTGTATTTTGCTACTTCTTTTGGTATACAAACAGTTGCTGCACATCAG GTCATGATCCAAATATTCTGCATGTGTGCAGTATGGGCAGAACCTCTATCTCAAACTGCTCAATCATTCATGCCTGAGCTGATACATGGAACTAATCGAAATTTGTCAAGG GCACGTATGCTGTTAAAGTCTCTTCTAGTCATTGGAGCACTAAGTGGAACGATATTAGGATCTATAGGAACATTTGTTCCCTTGTTATTTCCCCAAGCATTTTCACCTGATGCTGAAGTCATAAAGGAG ATGCATAAAGTGCTTTTTCCTTTCTTTATTGCGCTGTGTGTCACTCCTTGTACTTCAAGCCTTGAAGGGACACTGTTG GCTGGACGAGATTTGATATATATTAGTTTGTCAATGGGTGTGATTGTTGCAGTTGGTACTCTCCTCCTATTG ATCTTGAGTGGTAGAGGAACTGGCTTGCCAGGTTGCTGGTGGGCACTAGCAGCATTTCAATGG TGCCGATTCAGTAGTGCACTAAGACGACTTAACTTACCTAGGGGGATACTATACTCTGACAATTTAATGCCCGTTAATATACTCAAGCATGAAATTGCGTAA